From the genome of Bosea sp. Tri-49, one region includes:
- the nusA gene encoding transcription termination factor NusA yields the protein MAVSANRLELLQIAEAVAREKSIDRQIVIDAMQDAIAKAARSRYGAETDVHAEINTKSGELRLARHLQVVDLVENGAVEITVDEAKRHNPAAQVGDVIADPLPPFDFGRIAAQSAKQVIVQKVREAERDRQYDEYKDRIGEIVNGAVKRVEYGNVFVDLGRGEAIIRRDEMIPRETFKVGDRARAYVYDVRREPRGPQIFLSRTHPQFMAKLFGQEVPEIYDGIVEVKAVARDPGSRAKIAVISRDSSIDPVGACVGMRGSRVQAVVGELQGEKIDIIPWSPDVATFVVNALQPAEVAKVVLDEEADKIEVVVPDEQLSLAIGRRGQNVRLASQLTGWDIDILTEAEESERRQKEFLQRTELFMNALNVDETVGQLLASEGFRSVEEVAYVEPTELSSIEGFDEDTAAEIQNRAQEYLAAIEAEFDEKRKALGVEDELREIEGITTAMMVALGENDVKNVEDLAGCATDDLVGWTERKDGESTRHAGYLDGFDLSRQDAEAIVMAARIKAGWVEAPEPDAEIEAEAEESQA from the coding sequence ATGGCTGTGAGCGCCAACCGGCTCGAGCTGTTGCAGATCGCCGAGGCGGTCGCCCGTGAGAAGTCGATCGACCGCCAGATCGTGATCGACGCGATGCAGGACGCGATCGCCAAGGCGGCGCGCTCCCGCTACGGCGCTGAGACCGACGTCCATGCCGAGATCAACACGAAATCGGGCGAGCTCAGGCTGGCGCGCCATCTCCAGGTCGTCGATCTCGTCGAGAACGGCGCAGTCGAGATCACGGTCGATGAGGCCAAGCGCCACAACCCGGCCGCTCAGGTCGGCGATGTGATCGCCGACCCGCTGCCGCCCTTCGACTTCGGCCGCATCGCTGCCCAGTCGGCCAAGCAGGTCATCGTGCAGAAGGTGCGCGAGGCCGAGCGTGACCGGCAGTACGACGAGTACAAGGACCGAATCGGCGAGATCGTCAACGGTGCGGTCAAGCGCGTCGAGTATGGCAATGTCTTCGTCGATCTCGGCCGCGGCGAGGCGATCATTCGCCGCGACGAGATGATCCCGCGCGAGACCTTCAAGGTCGGCGACCGCGCCCGCGCCTATGTCTACGATGTGCGCCGCGAGCCGCGCGGCCCGCAGATCTTCCTGTCGCGCACCCATCCGCAGTTCATGGCCAAGCTGTTCGGCCAGGAAGTGCCGGAAATCTATGACGGGATCGTCGAAGTGAAGGCCGTCGCCCGCGATCCGGGCTCGCGCGCCAAGATCGCGGTGATATCACGCGATTCCTCGATCGACCCGGTCGGCGCCTGCGTCGGCATGCGCGGCTCGCGCGTGCAGGCCGTGGTCGGCGAGCTGCAAGGTGAGAAGATCGACATCATCCCGTGGTCGCCCGATGTCGCGACCTTCGTCGTCAACGCGCTGCAGCCGGCCGAGGTCGCCAAGGTCGTGCTCGACGAGGAAGCCGACAAGATCGAGGTCGTCGTGCCGGACGAGCAACTCTCGCTCGCCATCGGCCGCCGCGGCCAGAACGTCCGCCTCGCCTCGCAGCTCACCGGCTGGGATATCGACATCCTGACCGAAGCCGAGGAATCGGAGCGCCGCCAGAAGGAATTCCTGCAGCGCACCGAGCTGTTCATGAACGCGCTCAACGTCGACGAGACGGTCGGCCAGCTGCTCGCCTCGGAAGGCTTCCGCTCGGTCGAGGAGGTCGCCTATGTTGAGCCGACCGAGCTGTCCTCGATCGAGGGTTTCGACGAGGACACCGCTGCCGAGATTCAGAACCGCGCCCAGGAGTATCTTGCCGCGATCGAGGCCGAGTTCGACGAGAAGCGCAAGGCGCTCGGTGTCGAAGACGAGCTGCGTGAGATCGAGGGTATCACCACCGCGATGATGGTGGCGCTCGGTGAGAACGATGTGAAGAACGTCGAGGATCTCGCTGGCTGTGCCACCGACGATCTCGTCGGCTGGACCGAGCGCAAGGATGGCGAGAGCACCCGTCATGCCGGCTATCTCGACGGCTTCGACCTGTCGCGGCAAGACGCCGAGGCGATCGTGATGGCGGCGCGCATCAAGGCGGGCTGGGTCGAGGCACCGGAGCCCGATGCCGAGATCGAAGCTGAGGCCGAGGAGTCGCAGGCCTGA
- a CDS encoding RNA-binding protein produces MSRRGLREGPERTCALTRQARAPEDLIRFVVGPGDVLVPDIRRKLPGRGVWVSLSVAAVGEAVKRRAFERSLKTKVTVSPDLAAEVDALLSRDAIQALAMANKAGLVSTGFAKVEAQAESGRPAAVIAASDGAEDGRRKIGQALRRASTPKEIPVVAIFAAAELELALGREHVIHAALAPGPATEGFLARWRRLVRYRTNDAGETAFMDPTESDARDQTKTEPVGPNAE; encoded by the coding sequence ATGAGCCGGCGCGGCCTGCGCGAAGGTCCGGAGCGGACCTGCGCGCTGACGCGGCAGGCGCGGGCGCCGGAGGATCTGATCCGCTTCGTGGTCGGCCCTGGCGACGTGCTGGTGCCGGACATCAGGCGCAAGCTTCCGGGGCGCGGCGTCTGGGTCTCGCTCAGCGTCGCTGCGGTCGGTGAAGCCGTGAAGCGGCGCGCCTTCGAGCGCTCGCTGAAGACGAAGGTGACGGTTTCGCCTGATCTCGCTGCCGAGGTCGACGCCCTTTTGTCCAGGGACGCGATCCAGGCGCTGGCCATGGCGAACAAGGCGGGACTGGTCTCGACCGGCTTTGCCAAGGTCGAGGCACAGGCGGAATCTGGACGCCCTGCTGCGGTGATCGCCGCCAGCGACGGCGCCGAGGACGGCAGACGCAAGATCGGCCAGGCACTCCGGCGGGCCTCGACGCCGAAAGAGATACCGGTCGTAGCGATTTTCGCTGCGGCTGAACTGGAACTGGCGCTCGGGCGTGAGCATGTGATACATGCAGCGCTTGCTCCGGGTCCGGCGACTGAGGGTTTCCTCGCGCGCTGGCGTCGGCTCGTCCGCTATCGGACGAACGATGCTGGCGAAACGGCGTTCATGGACCCGACTGAATCCGACGCACGTGACCAGACGAAGACCGAACCGGTAGGACCGAACGCGGAATGA